The genomic stretch CACTGGGTTCCTGACACTACAACGCAACAACTCCATGAGGTTTGATGAGTTGGGAAATAAAGTTCTAttcaaaacaaagaaatggTCTTCCTGACAGTCAACGCTGCTGAGAAACCAGTTCTTGTGCCACAGGCTGTTTAGGCGCTTGTTTGCTCACTCACGTGCCGCAACCCACCAATGGCTCGTTTCATGGGAGGTCAAATTCTGACGGACGCCAGTCACTTGGAACAAAAAGACACAGAAGATGACGAGGTAGCAGATAAGAACATTCTCCTGAAAACACGACACAAAgaatgaaaacagcaaaaaaaaattcttaccAAAATAAAAAGCACCTTACACAGACACTTTCTATCGTTTCAGTCTCATGCCAACCTTGTTGCTCCGGCGTGGGGCTGGAGGTCCGTCATCTTGCTTCTGCTTCGGCCTGCGGCGGCAGTAGCAGCACCACGCCTGCTGAGCACACACACCAAACAAGAGCAGGAGGAGGGAGCAGGAGTACGGTCTTGAGGCAACAGCAAGAGGACGAGTCAAAGAACACGCTTCTGCTTCATCGAGTGCTGATTTTCTACAAAAGGCCGCAGTCGTTAATCACAAAGTAGTTGGACACATTTGAAACATGTCTTGACCGGATGATGCATTTATTTCTTCATTGACATTGACACAAGGCCTTCAGGGCAGGTGTCTTGTACAGGAaggagaaataaataaaaacagtgcGGGGCAGCATGAGAGAGCAGCATCCCTATCAGGGGAATGTTGAGCTGCTTTCTgaaaaggaataaaaaaaaagaaaataactccACTGCCACCCATGATTCTATGCAATACTTCAATGAGTACATAAAAGTAGAAGCTTCTGGACTAATGAGCTGGATTCAACGCTCTCGGAAGAAGAGTTTGGATGTTGGAGCTTCCTGGGATGATGACGATCAGAAGTTGATGGCTTTGCCGAAGGAAGCGGCCAAGTTGGCTTCTCTGAAGGCCTCCGACACCGTCTACAAGAACAAGACGACAAGAAGAACACGAGGCTGGTTAGCACTTGATGGGTTGATGATGTCATAATGTGTGTGCTGTAGATCCTACCGGGTGGGCGTGGCAAACTCTGGCCACGTCCTCGCATGAGGCGCCGTACTCCATGGCTAAGGCGGCCTCGTTGATCATCTCTCCTGCCCCCTGCGGGTGAAAAGGTGACTTTTATTCATGGAGGTTTCTTCAGAACTTCTCTCCGTCTGACGTTTGGTCCGAGAGGTCTTACGGTTCCGAGGATGTGAGCTCCCAGCATCCTGTCCGTCTCCTTGTGGCTGAGGATCTTCACCAGGCCGTCCGTGTCGGCATTGGTCTTGGCGCGGCTGTTGGCGGCGAAGGGGAACTTGCCCACTTTGTAGGGTGTGCCCTGGGGAACAGTGGAGCATTAGTTTTGCGCGCCTCTCAGATCAGTGTGTTCACTGTCTTAACAGGGccgactgctgattggatgaatGACTAATAGACAGCAAATACTCCAATTTATGCCCCTATTTAGTTAACCGTAGTCTCCTATGGCCGCTGGGCGTGTGGTCTACCGCCGGGGTGGCATCGTGAATGGTCGGcttccagcagctttatctttCTCTGAActtttaagccatgaaaacaGCCACACGGAGCTCAGCAGGGGTCATGTTAACGGAAAAATCACATATGACAGGTGAGGAGGAaatgagagagcgtggaggagtgtagcgtgtagAAGGTTaggcattgtagggacattttaacgcaagCAAACGCTTGCGTCAGTTCcaaacaaatgtgaaaattgtaaatagtttatggtgttatatttgtaaaattattttgatgtaaaacgaccccttttttgtgttgtttgtgttggtatagttgtttagatatttgagctgtcacaaaggcaaaaaatatttgtgtcaaagtgaaagttatgcttgaaatgtatcttttcacaaaaagctagttttctcccttttttaaccgggaactgatattttcctgaaacctacctacagtaagttctactgctgattactaaagaacggaaaaaaggTAGGCACAAACTTATTTTCCCTGATGAAAGAcatgagtctaatctttctttgggtaggttccatgtttatatagccatagaacacaatattctgtgatagatagataaaagtcaaaatcgtctaaaatggcctggAGTTAACAGGttgcttttgaaaaatggctgggattgaatgagttaaagtaaaaaaatatactcTCATTTTGCAAAATAAGAAATGCAAGTTATCGAAAAAGGTGCCatattcattttaaacattttgtctcaacaaacggcattaaaaaaatcatgaccaattaAAGGAAGCCCTCCCATAAACAGCTATTTTTCACGTATCCTTATTTTCTTTTAGATTCTATCTGACAAATGTGCGACATGTTTCttgtgaaggccggaagtgtttTGTCCTTGGTCGACGGTGAGACAGAGCTCGTAACCATCTCAGTGACGATAAAAAGTTCACGGCTGCCGTGCCTTGGTCGTGTTGAGCTTGCACAACGTCAGCAGACGTATTATTAAGGCTCGGGCTTACACTTATTTACAGCCCAAAGaagaaacttggaaataatttgaCACCTGAGGTGTCTGCTAACTGAGGTAACAAGATGTTGCTGTGTGCAGAGTCgagtaatacactcctgatcaaaatcataagaccagttggaaaattgctagcattagcattttgcacatttggatcttaatgagggtttaagtagagctacaatatgcaaaaacaagaagggggagtgagacaaaaaacattttgaaaaagtcatttattgaaaacaacaacaattaggctgtttatcagctgatcaaaagtttaagaccatagctcaaaaaataaccaaaaaactctccaaaccagaaccaaaaatgttctcagtaggactcagtaatgaggagctccaccgttcttgttcatcacttccaaaatggctttgggcatgcttgatgccagtgtttccaggaggctagtgggaacattgctccaagtggtgaagatggcttcaccaagggcatcaactgtctggaactgatggccattttgataaacttcccttgccatccatccccaaatgttctctatgggaattaaatgaggggaacatgcaggatggtccaaaagagtgatgttcttctccctgaagaagtccttggtcaagccagcattgtgaactgcagcgttgtcctgttgaagaacccagctggtaccacacagacgagggccctcggtcatgagggacgcccgctgcaacatctgcacgtaagcaccgccttttgacgaccccgcaccacctgaagctccggtgttccactgaatgaaaaagcaccccagattaTGATGGACCCCCGCCTCcgctgtgccgggtagaaaacatctcaggtgggatctccttgtcatgtcagtaacgttggaagccatctggaccgtcaaggttacattttttctcatcagagaataaaaccttttttccacctttcaatgtcccatgtttgatgctccctggcaaagtctacacaggcacttttgtggcgttgaaggacacgaggtcttgtttttttaaacccttttcccgcagatggcgtctgatgattattgcgctgcagtcggcaccagtaagggccttcatgtgggtggaagaccgccctgtgtcttgatggacagccaatcagatcctccggctcagcgcagctCAGCTCagtgcttgacttttttgttccataatgctcaggatctttccaaaaacttagaatgactgatttcctgctcccaacctcatcagccatggcacgctgcgagaggccttgcttatgcagctccacaatcccaccacgttgaaaaagagaaagcttcttagttttaccatcaggagggcatgaaggggaatgcctgacagaaaattaacattttgagcTGACTTGGGCTTTTCTAGGCTgtgttcttaaacttttgatcagctgataaatcAGATCAGCCTCTtttagtttaattgttgttttcaataaatgactttttcaaaatgctttttgtctcactcccccttcttgtttttgcatattgtagctctatttaaaacctcattaagatccaaatgtgcaaaatgctaattctagcaatttctcaactggtcttaagattttgatcaggagtgtatgtcgaCCAACAACCGCGCAGCCGTCCTGGTGCTGCTTACTAACGCCTGTGCTAtaactacattgggtaataggagtgtaaaggtgataagagtattatttcatgtctcgagggtttttgataatgttaaaagccgtatttagaaggttgtaaacaggttctcCATGTCTTacatgccttattttctcttattatagccattatattgggtaataggagtgtataggtgactacagggatgttacttcatgtctagagggctctaataatgttaaaaagtgtatttagaaggtggtgaacaggttttctatgctctaactacgacaatatttccatttagaaatatggtatgtctcagtgttttgtgtcattcctGCCTACATCATTTGTATTTCcgtatgttttgacaaatacaccatagttgaccacaaaacagccatcatttattcattaatttcagAAGAAAACGCGACATAGCGAGGGAGAGATAATAGTAATGCAACGGAATGGATAATGACGACGAGAAGTTCCTCCGGAAGTGTAGTTGTTGGTGGCAGAAAGTGACCTCACTCAGAGGCTTGCATATCCATCAAGGAAAGATGAAGTGTGGCAGGCAGCCCAGACAGCACAATCGCACTGCTTCGGCAGGTCAGACGAAAGGGACCCAAAGCCAGGGAGCAAACCACAGTGCAGCACGACCCGACAGTGCAGGAAGGGCAACAGCAGAGGAAACGGGACAAGAGATGTAGACAGCAAGCCTGGATGGTGGACACACTGTCCCTACTTCAGCCAAACAAACAGGAATTATGCCCAAGCTTCTAGAGCAGCGCGGCAGGATCAAGTGGCCAACTGCAAAGGAGAGAGGAGCATGGGGCAAACTTGACAGAGACCTGAGTGGCATCCTGGAGCAAGCCTTGCGAGGCAAATTTGAGGACAAACAGAGGGCCCTCAGTAACATCTGCTTCCAGGAGTGTAAAGAAAGGTTCGGAGAAATCACAGGGAAACGAGCCACATGCCCACTTCCTATCCAGAAAGGGCGAAGGGAGAAACAGATCGAGGAGCTCCTATACGACAGACGCCAACTCCGGAAAAGGTGGAGGAAAGCAACCCCAGAAGAGAAACCAGGTCTAAAGCTACCCTGGGATGAGCTCAAACAGAAACTTGCAAAACTTTGCCGCGCAGACCGGATCAGGAAGCGGAGAAAGAGaaaggagaagaaaagaagagcCTTACAAGTATGCCAGACAGCTGCTGGATGAGAAACGGAGCGGAAAGCTGGACATCTCCAAGGAAGAGCTGGAGCAATATGCAAAGACCCGCTACACCGATGCAGCCAGAGACACACCACTTGGTTCCCCAGGACACATACCACGGCCGCCACCACCAACCATTGCCTTTGACACCTCTCCACCAAGACTAAGTGAGCTTACAGAGGTCCTGAGGAAAGCAAGATCAGCCTCAGCACCCGGACCAAATGGACTGTCCTATAAGTTCTACAAGAAGAACCCACAAGTGTCCAAAACCTTGTGGAGGTTTATGAGAGTGGCTTGGAAGAAGGAGTCCATCCCAATTGAATTCTACCACCATCGATCAGTTCAGGAGCATCGCATTACTGAACGTGGAGGGGAAACTGTTCTTCTGAATTCTCGCAAGAAGAATGACCAACTTCCTTAAGGGCAATGGGTATGTTGACACAAGTTGCTAGAAGGCGGGGATCCCAGGATTCCCAGGGTGTACTGAGCACTCAGCCGTGATCTGGGAGCAGATCCAGCGGGCCAAGAGGGAGCGCACTGACCTCCATGTGGTGTGGCTAGACTTGGCCAATGCGTATGGGTCAGTACCACACAAGGTGATTGACTACACAGTGGAGTTCTTTCACATCCCAACAGCTGTCACCACCATCATAGCCAAATACTTCAGCAATTTCCACATGTGCTTCACCCGAGAAGGCTCGGCAACAAGGTGGCAACAGCTGGAGGTCGGCATCGCAATGGGCTGTGCGATTTCACCCATACTCTTCGTGGCTGCCTTCGAGCTCATTCTTTGTGGAGCAAGACAAGTATTTGGAGGTGTGAGGCTGCCATCTGGAGAAAGACTTCCCGCCCTGAGAGGGTACATGGACGATGTGACAAGCATCCTACAGACCGCTCCTTGTACAGCAAGGGTCCTCAAATGCCTGGATGAGCTTACACAGTGGGCATGACTGAAGATAAAGCCAGCCAAGTCCTGGAGCCTGTCCTGGAGTAAGGACCGATAGGACGGTGTTCATGGTAGGGGGAGGAGAGGATACCCCTGTTGTCAGAGCAGCCTATTAAAAGCCTCGGGAGAGAATACACTGCTGACCTCTCTGACAGGCAGATGGGCAAGCGGGTACAACAGCAGCTGGGGCACGGCCTGGCCAGGATTGATAGCAGCCAGCTCCCCGGGAAGTTCAAACTGTGGTGCTACCAGTTCACACTATTCCAGCGTGTGATGTGGCCACTTAAAGTCTGCAAGATTCCATCCACCACGGTCAGCAGGCTAAACAGCTTTGCAAACACCTATATAAGGAAATGGTTGGGTCTCCCTCGCTGTTTCTCCAACGCAGGACTCTTTGGAAAGAATGCACTTCAGCTTCCATTGAAGTCAGTCAGCCTTGGGTACAAACAGGAAAAGGCCCGCCTGGTGTTTGAACTCAAGGAGTCCAGGGACCCTGCAATAAGTAGCCGTCAGAACGGGGCGCAAATGGAGGTCCCAACCAGAAGTGAATCAGGCTGTCAGCAGGCTGCAACACAGAGAGATCACCGGGAGAGTGGAGGAAGGCCGGGCTGGAGTCGGCCTCGGAGAACCAAAGAGATTCTGGTCAAAAGCCTCAAGACAGCAGAGAAGGGCCATGATTGTGAAGGAAGTGGCCCGAGCAGAGCAAGAGCAGTATCTCATAAAAAGGGGTGTCCCAGGGCAAGCAAGGGGCATGGACCAGGTGGGAGGACACCATCCACAGGGTCATAACCTGGCAAGACACTcagacttctcaacgaagcactcacacacaccgcacgcaacacacgcacacattcatagcacttttatttatttatttatttgtattatttatttgtattaatgtctcttctgttgttgttgcttaatttattggtatatatgtttcttatgtttttattctttcttgtgttttctttcttttcttgggagaatgaacagaataagaatttcattgcatagtataactgcctgttttactatgcatatgacaataaaactcttgaatcttgaatcttgaagccCCACAGGCACGGCTCAGCTTCATGGTCAGGGCAGCGTACGACACCCTCCCGTGCCCTCAGAACCTCTCCACATGGTTTGGGAGTGAGGACAGGTGGGGGTGAAACATCAGTGAAAGGTGGCACCAGCTGACGACCCTGCATCTGACCCAAAGTGCACTGGAGGAGGTGCGACAGGCAAAATGTCCAGCAGGAAATACCATCTCAACCtgtatatacaataataatcgCACCACGATACTTCGAGGGCCGAATGTATTTGAAAAGGGTTTATTTTATATGACGTTATTTCCTATCAAACTATTCTGAAAGGCAATTACAATATATGTTTGCTTTCTGTCGCCATGGCAACGACTCACCTCCTCTTTGAGCTGTTCCTCGGTCTTGCCCACCCAGGCCACCTCAGGGTGTGTGTAGATGACGGAAGGGACGCAGTTGTAGTCGATGTGTACGGCGCCGCCCGCCATGCCCTCCACACAGATTATGCCCTCGTCCTCGGCCTTGTGGGCCAACATGGGCCCCGCCACCACGTCCCCGATGGCGTAAATACTAGGAAGGGTAGGAGGAAGACAATGATGCAGCTGCTGATATGTGACATCATCACTGGACACGTGCGGCACCTTGGAACGTTGGTCTGGAAGCGGTTGTTGACAGGGATGCGCCCCCGATTGTCCAGCTCGATGCCTACCGCCTCCAGGCCCAGGTTCTGGGTGAAAGGTCGTCGGCCGATGCACACCAGCAGCACGTCACACGCCAGCGTCTCATTCTTGCCGCCGGCCGCCGCCTCCACGCTGAAACGCACCGACAGCCGCTTAAGGAGGCGAGGTTTGGAGTGGAAGGTGGGGGTGGGCAGGGTCTAAGGTGGTTTACTCACGCCACGTCCATCTTGCCGTCGGGCCTCCTGGTGGCGCCCAGCACTTTGGTGCCCAGCTTAAACTTGAGGCCTTGCTTCTGCAGGATGCGCTGGAAGTTCTTGGAGATCTCCATGTCGATGCCCATGCCGCCCACATGGCCCAGGAACTCCACTGCCGTCACCTTAGAGCCCAGACGCTGCCACACGGACCCCTGCGAGACAGGAGGACGGCGGTCAGCACTGCGGTTGGCGAAGAGAGACAAGGTGTCACGTGACTCAAAAGACGCAGACCAGCTCCACTCCGATGACGCCAGCTCCGATCACGATCAGCTCCTCCGGGACTTTCTTCAGGGAAAGTGCTCCGGTAGACGACACCACCGTCTCCTCATCAATCTGCGGCGTGAGAACATGGATGACGCTTGATGAGCCCCACACGCGTCCACTGAGGACATCAGAAATCATCACGTCACTGAAGGACGTAAGAGGTGCACCTGTATTCCAGGGAAGGGCGTGACCTCAGAGCCGGTGGCGATCAGGATGTTCTTGGTGTTGATGACTTGCTCGCTGCCGTCGTCCGCTGTGGCCGTCACCTGGTTCTTACCAGTCACCCTGCCAAAGCCGTTGATGTGGGTCACCTGACAAAAACACATCACAGCGTCCGTTACACACGGGGACGGACAGAAGCCACAAAAATGGGTAAAACCCAGCAAGTGGTCTCACTTTGTTCTGTTTGAAGAGATGTGCGATGCCTCCGGTGAGCGCTTTAACTGCCCCGCTTTTCTGAGCCATCATCTTCTCCAGGTTGAGTGAGATCCCTGATACTGAACAAAACGTGATGCAACTCAGACACAATAGTTGCCCCCAAACTTACGTcaaggggtcaatattgggaccaaaactgttcaatttgtttaccaatgacatctgtaaagtgacgaaagatTTAAAGTTCTTTGCAGACGAaactactgccttttgttctggggaaagcacacaagagcgaATTTAAAAACTTAAGGATGAAATGGCCatgttaaaaagatggtttgataaaaacagattatccttgaacttaggtaaaactaaaataacgccatttggtaatagcagaaaggacacgtatgaccaaatacaaatagatggagtgaacattgaaagggtgaagaaaaataaatgtctggggatcataatagatgaaaacatTTGCTGGAAATCTcataagaaatatacaacataaagttgtgagaaatactttaatattgaataaagcaaaatttgttcttgatcaaaaatgactccacactctttcctgttctctggtattaccatatctaatttattgtgtggagatatggggtaataattataaaagcagaTTTGCTGATTTACCGTAAATCACGATGTATAAACcgcgctttttttccccccaccggTAAGACgccaaaaatcggggtgcggtttatacacgatgacaaatctgtgaccagacagaaattgaccagaagcagACTtgagaatagccgtctgtgggtcagacagtttatgatggtggtgatggtttaaaatacaatacaacgttggaatttattcaaattcacactgaagcaatgcagtgttatgtacaatacaactgatgcgcatgcgcagaacgcgctcgcgtcaccgctaaaccaacattagctaccgttaaatcaaggctaaagctaaagcaGCTAAAGCTAAAATGCCACGGCGATCTTTGACA from Dunckerocampus dactyliophorus isolate RoL2022-P2 chromosome 5, RoL_Ddac_1.1, whole genome shotgun sequence encodes the following:
- the dldh gene encoding dihydrolipoyl dehydrogenase, mitochondrial; the encoded protein is MHSWTHLYRSLATRSHHLPCKLHGAAGLSVRTYADKAAIDADVTVVGSGPGGYVAAIKAAQLGFKTVCVEKNPTLGGTCLNVGCIPSKALLNNSYLYHQAHGKDFESRGIEISGISLNLEKMMAQKSGAVKALTGGIAHLFKQNKVTHINGFGRVTGKNQVTATADDGSEQVINTKNILIATGSEVTPFPGIQIDEETVVSSTGALSLKKVPEELIVIGAGVIGVELGSVWQRLGSKVTAVEFLGHVGGMGIDMEISKNFQRILQKQGLKFKLGTKVLGATRRPDGKMDVAVEAAAGGKNETLACDVLLVCIGRRPFTQNLGLEAVGIELDNRGRIPVNNRFQTNVPSIYAIGDVVAGPMLAHKAEDEGIICVEGMAGGAVHIDYNCVPSVIYTHPEVAWVGKTEEQLKEEGTPYKVGKFPFAANSRAKTNADTDGLVKILSHKETDRMLGAHILGTGAGEMINEAALAMEYGASCEDVARVCHAHPTVSEAFREANLAASFGKAINF